A DNA window from Plasmodium brasilianum strain Bolivian I chromosome 12, whole genome shotgun sequence contains the following coding sequences:
- a CDS encoding hypothetical protein (conserved Plasmodium protein): protein MENKNKGKLNLKKDKSFDKTKKSKMVVKSPQNSKICKERGNWNGDKIDSPYNLIDETNEKLNQGISENLFENIFEEELNKNVSYELDNDMFESELNENAESEVSKTSEDLGKEVGDLASNFILKKKIYQKDIAQIEMKIQTSKLNKLMKTREVILEMLTIIKNRKLNVNKFF from the coding sequence atggaGAATAAAAACAAGGGTAAATTAAAtcttaaaaaagataaatcaTTTGATAAAACCAAAAAGAGCAAGATGGTAGTAAAGTCCCCtcaaaatagtaaaatatgtaaagaaAGAGGAAATTGGAATGGAGACAAAATTGACAGTCCGTACAATTTAATCGATGagacaaatgaaaaattaaaccAAGGTATAAGTGAAAATTTATTCGAAAATATATTCGAGGAAGAACTTAACAAAAATGTAAGTTACGAATTAGACAATGATATGTTTGAAAgtgaattaaatgaaaatgcaGAGAGCGAAGTGAGCAAAACGAGTGAAGACTTAGGCAAAGAAGTGGGTGATCTAGCtagtaattttatattaaaaaagaaaatatatcaaaaggATATTGCACAAATagaaatgaaaatacaaACAAGTAAATTAAACAAACTTATGAAAACAAGGGAGGTAATTTTAGAGATGCTCacaataattaaaaacagAAAATTAAATGTTAACAAATTTTTCTGA
- a CDS encoding U3 small nucleolar RNA-associated protein 12, which translates to MVKSYDRYEFEDCFGIVNSRTSNCVFLNYNNILSGHDECVSVWNVNEKEIKKKLTVPFVAPYYFFSYHVTYICINEKNKNIIAVGYMNGSIRLFDIEENRIVSTFTGHTATICKLKFNKDGNYLCSCSKDTNIIIWDVTNDKGIFKLEGHSNIVTDVEFLKMRNDYVDDFISNNLLISVSKDCLIKVWELNIQSCVQTVVDCEEDITCLIVNETNTRLIIACFSFLRIYKIDLYSNIKDKFTNCIVYITFLTSIKRTNNCRISSMKMVFCIEHEAYLEEGQKDSFFLSLDNDCHEGGANDESGFNGNDGSSGTNANFCRGGICGGREDDAVNVLAEDKNTLNFLNNTLNRSVKFCSRSSYCSEGDNSGILVCCTNSKKIEIYKINSVKNQKKSEKNRKKRYVEKLNKKKKAIIKEQKRIEKFKGKNAIDYNNLQQKLEEIEQEIDIYKKYEIHTADDEVKYLFYHNCKFKLQDIDIYKKRKKDNYVYFLVSYSSNRLHIFQVNLFDILNNRDIFLVMNEGQGLQEGISPRGVEVTSEGRECNKGEKEKKEGDEEEEEQQQKQKQQMYEEEEDKDESENEAEDESGEKKGENGEDVMHGAKIVEKKIYDYSKCFKEICEINKGHNSSVDFLKLSENNELMISICKKYVKVWNMKNFQNVITICSEGSTSAFFFHNDEYIVISNDTGYIYVYELKNIELVHTYKAHANRIINLCKDSRSNGFLSVGEENYLKIFEFTTGEKQVSNKNSEDQSGEEGGNPNLWRSKKRTEDSDTGEENRGGINVGRKKGGKEGVRDGKREKERKLGSRRGTTGKEENKMEDETEEEMEFEAEDKMEFEAEDKMEDETEEEMEDEVEDDICAVMFHERECYNLTDKVSCAMYSPNGKYICIGYLNNLIEVLYSDTLKLHLTLYGHSLPITCMDISKDNKILASGSSDKYLFLWNLEYGSINKRLHIDCDVLTRIQFFYEHNNLISISRDGYIKMWDCVKFQCICTVDGTFGTLTSLVISSTDDFFLTSGNFKSIRYWKRGDDLIFLEEERDKELNLQIEKEALRNDLLYPSSVEKNVLLNKATIKTIETIKSSEKLIEYLDIIEEELTLLDIYYKNLTAYEEAKQKNELPDFVQAPNKPKPRPELLHKNPFEFIIEVMCNIKNNILNEVLISLPFSYAYKLLNYIKTYLIAFYFFQKIQDNYKKFIACGNFNFHVEYSINIVLSIINIYRNQFLFDTKFRFLLYELHQLITPHLKKSVEQCSFNQTTLDFLINSLDNDGYDDDNESEDDVNDDDVNDDDVNGDDVNGDDVNGDDVNGDDVNGDDVNGDDDNDVIDELYLNAQLQRDNLSRYKQKRRSRKNFKAEKGVRKKLHINGSLRGSDVARKAANETGGEDDKETEDEEDEITNGAEDEITDGVEDEITDGAEDEITDGAEDEDK; encoded by the exons ATGGTGAAATCATACGACAGATATGAATTTGAAGACTGCTTCGGCATCGTTAATTCAAGAACGTCCAACTGTGTTTTCCTTAATTACAACAACATTTTATCTg GACATGACGAATGTGTGAGTGTATGGAATGTgaatgaaaaggaaataaaaaaaaaattaacagttCCTTTTGTAGCTccttactattttttttcctatcaTGTAACATATATCTGtataaatgagaaaaataaaaatataatagcaGTTGGATACATGAATGGATCGATTAGATTATTTGATATAGAAGAGAATAGAATAGTGTCCACCTTTACTGGTCATACAGCAACAATATGTAAGTTAAAATTTAACAAGGATggtaattatttatgttctTGTAGTAAAGAtactaatattataatatggGATGTAACTAATGATAAaggaatatttaaattagaAGGACATAGTAATATTGTAACTGATGtcgaatttttaaaaatgagaaatgaTTATGTAGATGATTTTATTAGTaacaatttattaattagtGTTTCAAAGGATTGTTTAATTAAAGTATGGGAATTAAATATTCAATCATGTGTTCAGACAGTAGTAGACTGTGAAGAGGATATTACTTGCTTAATAGTAAATGAAACAAATACTAGGTTAATTATTGCttgtttctcttttttaagaatatacaaaatagatttgtattctaatataaaagataaatttacaaattgCATTGTTTATATTACCTTCTTAACTAGTATTAAGAGGACAAATAATTGCAGGATTTCTAGCATGAAAATGGTCTTCTGTATTGAACATGAAGCATATTTGGAGGAAGGGCAGAAGGACAGCTTTTTCCTCTCGTTGGATAATGACTGCCACGAAGGGGGAGCAAACGATGAGAGCGGCTTCAATGGCAACGATGGTAGTAGTGGTACTAATGCAAACTTCTGTCGTGGTGGAATCTGTGGGGGAAGAGAAGACGATGCAGTGAATGTATTAGCAGAAGACAAAAATACCCTTAACTTTCTGAATAACACCCTAAACCGCTCTGTTAAGTTTTGCAGCAGATCCAGCTACTGCTCAGAAGGGGATAACAGCGGAATACTCGTATGCTGCAcgaattcaaaaaaaatagaaatatataaaataaattctgtaaaaaatcaaaaaaaatcagaaaagaacaggaaaaaaagatatgtagaaaagttaaataaaaagaaaaaagcaatcataaaagagcaaaaaagaatagagaagtttaaaggaaaaaatgctATTGATTACAATAATTTACAACAAAAATTAGAAGAAATAGAACAAGAAAtagatatttataaaaagtacGAAATTCATACAGCAGATGATGAAgtcaaatatttattttatcacaACTGTAAATTTAAACTACAAGATATTGACATTTacaagaaaaggaaaaaggacaattatgtttatttccTCGTTTCATATAGTTCAAATCGTTTGCACATATTTCAGGTGAACCTTTTtgatattttgaataatagAGATATTTTTCTTGTTATGAACGAGGGACAAGGGTTGCAGGAAGGTATTTCTCCCAGGGGGGTAGAAGTGACTAGTGAGGGGAGGGAATGTAACAAGGGGGAGAAGGAGAAAAAGGAAGGGGATGAAGAGGAGGAGGAGCAGCAGCAGAAGCAGAAGCAGCAAATGTATGAGGAAGAGGAAGATAAGGATGAGAGTGAGAACGAGGCTGAAGACGAGAGTGGGGAAAAGAAGGGAGAAAATGGAGAAGATGTAATGCATGGCGCAAAGATTgtggaaaagaaaatatacgACTATTCCAAGTGCTTCAAAGAAATATGCGAAATAAATAAAGGGCATAATAGCTCAGTtgattttttgaaattatcAGAAAATAATGAGTTAATGATTTCGATATGTAAGAAGTATGTAAAAGTAtggaatatgaaaaattttcaaaatgttATAACAATTTGTTCTGAAGGATCTACTAGTGCTTTCTTTTTCCATAATGACGAGTATATAGTAATTAGTAATGATACTggatatatttatgtatatgaattaaaaaatattgaattaGTACATACGTATAAAGCGCATGCAAATAGGATTATTAATCTGTGCAAGGATTCGAGAAGTAATGGTTTTTTGTCAGTAGGCGAGGAgaactatttaaaaatttttgaatttacCACAGGTGAGAAACAAGTGAGTAACAAGAATAGTGAAGATCAAAGTGGAGAAGAAGGGGGAAATCCAAACTTATGGAGAAGTAAGAAAAGAACAGAAGATAGCGACACAGGGGAAGAAAACAGGGGAGGTATTAATGTGGGGAGAAAAAAGGGGGGAAAAGAAGGAGTAAGGGATGGTAAAAgggaaaaggaaagaaaactCGGAAGTAGAAGGGGAACCACTGGCAAAGAGGAGAACAAAATGGAAGATGAAACTGAGGAAGAAATGGAATTTGAAGCGGAGGACAAAATGGAATTTGAAGCGGAGGACAAAATGGAAGATGAAACTGAGGAAGAAATGGAAGATGAAGTGGAGGACGACATATGTGCAGTGATGTTCCATGAAAGGGAGTGTTACAACTTGACGGACAAAGTAAGTTGCGCTATGTATTCTCCTAATggaaaatacatatgtataggGTATCTAAACAATTTAATAGAAGTGTTGTATAGTGACACGTTAAAACTGCATTTAACATTATATGGACATAGTTTGCCAATTACGTGTATGGATATTTCGAAGGATAACAAGATATTAGCATCTGGTTCATCAGacaagtatttatttttatggaaTTTAGAATATGGTAGTATAAACAAGAGGTTGCATATAGATTGTGATGTATTAACGagaattcaatttttttatgaacataataatttaataagtaTATCAAGAGATGGATATATAAAGATGTGGGACTGCGTAAAATTTCAATGTATTTGTACTGTAGATGGGACTTTTGGTACTTTAACATCCTTAGTAATTAGTTCAACcgatgatttttttttaacttctgGAAATTTCAAGAGTATTAGATACTGGAAAAGAGGAGATGATTTAATATTCTTAGAAGAAGAAAGAGATAAAGAATTGAATTTACAAATAGAAAAGGAAGCACTTAGAAATGATTTATTATATCCATCTTCTGTAGAGAAAAATGTATTGCTAAATAAAGCTACAATTAAAACCATTGAAACTATTAAGTCATCAGAAAAATTGATAGAATATTTAGATATTATTGAAGAAGAATTGACTTTATTAGATAtctattacaaaaatttaacaGCGTATGAAgaagcaaaacaaaaaaatgaactcCCAGATTTTGTACAAGCACCAAATAAACCAAAACCTAGACCagaattattacataaaaatccATTTGAATTTATAATTGAAGTTATgtgtaatattaaaaataatatattaaatgaagtCTTAATATCTTTACCTTTTTCTTATGCTTATAAAttgttaaattatattaaaacgTATCTTATcgctttttacttttttcaaaaaattcaagataattacaaaaaatttatcgCATGTGGAAATTTTAATTTCCATGTAGAATATTCAATAAACATCGTTTTGtcaattataaatatttacagaAATCAGTTCTTATTCGACACCAAATTTAGATTCCTCCTTTATGAGTTGCATCAACTTATTACGCCTCATTTGAAAAAGTCAGTAGAGCAATGTTCCTTTAATCAGACGACTCTGgattttttgataaattcGTTGGACAACGACGGTTATGATGATGACAATGAGAGTGAAGATGATGTGAATGACGATGATGTGAATGACGATGATGTGAATGGCGATGATGTGAATGGCGATGATGTGAATGGCGATGATGTGAATGGCGATGATGTGAATGGCGATGATGTGAATGGCGATGATGATAACGACGTTATCGATGAACTATATCTGAATGCACAGTTGCAGAGGGATAATCTGTCTCGTTATAAACAAAAGAGAAGATCaaggaaaaattttaaagctGAAAAGGGGGTACGCAAGAAGTTACACATTAATGGATCATTAAGGGGGTCTGATGTAGCACGAAAAGCGGCAAATGAAACGGGTGGCGAGGACGACAAAGAAACAGAAGACGAGGAAGACGAAATAACAAACGGTGCGGAAGATGAAATAACAGACGGTGTGGAAGATGAAATAACAGATGGTGCGGAAGATGAAATAACAGACGGTGCGGAAGATGAAGATAAGTAA